In Nematostella vectensis chromosome 2, jaNemVect1.1, whole genome shotgun sequence, one genomic interval encodes:
- the LOC116613502 gene encoding LOW QUALITY PROTEIN: atrial natriuretic peptide receptor 3-like (The sequence of the model RefSeq protein was modified relative to this genomic sequence to represent the inferred CDS: deleted 1 base in 1 codon) yields the protein MECFNWKRVAIIASTDDIWQIAANLVKIELSKKGIFVAHFHSFIPGKLHVLENRIERQADQIKLAASRAKIFILLCSGGDIRYIMLNFLDFGLLNGKNAFITVHLPKRSYIGNNTWMGNDGRDDDAKRASEGVLNIEQKFGTYQKSGVKVKSFLNRVRLRLKEYPFKSDIDDNSKIEAYAGTMYDAVYLYALALNDTLNEGIGKRDGLKIAQKMYNRVFEEVAGTVYIDNKGDRDPDYTIQTLINDRFEDIAYYTRYNDNLTIRAGVTIVWPGEGHDSS from the exons ATGGAATGCTTCAACTGGAAACGAGTGGCAATTATTGCGTCCACGGACGATATTTGGCAGATCGCCGCTAATCTTGTTAAGATCGAGTTGTCCAAGAAAGGCATCTTTGTTGCGCACTTTCACAGCTTCATTCCGGGAAAATTACATGTCCTAGAAAATCGCATCGAACGACAGGCAGACCAGATAAAGCTAGCAGCGAGCAGAGCAAAGA TTTTCATTCTGCTCTGTTCCGGTGGTGATATCCGTTACATCATGCTAAACTTCCTGGATTTTGGTCTTCTGAACGGCAAGAATGCATTTATCACCGTGCATCTCCCCAAAAG ATCATACATCGGGAATAACACATGGATGGGTAACGACGGCCGAGATGATGACGCCAAGAGAGCGTCTGAGGGAGTCCTCAATATCGAACAGAAATTCGGCACCTACCAGAAGAGTGGAGTGAAAGTAAAGTCCTTTCTAAACAGAGTACGCCTGCGA TTGAAGGAGTATCCCTTTAAAAGCGATATTGACGATAACAGTAAG ATAGAGGCATATGCTGGGACTATGTATGACGCTGTGTATCTCTACGCCCTCGCCTTAAATGACACGTTAAACGAGGGAATCGGGAAACGGGATGGACTGAAAATCGCCCAGAAAATGTACAACAGGGTTTTTGAAG AAGTTGCGGGAACAGTTTACATCGACAACAAGGGTGATCGTGATCCAGACTACACAATCCAAACCCTGATAAACGACCGCTTTGAGGATATCGCCTACTACACTCGCTATAACGACAACCTCACTATACGGGCAGGGGTCACCATCGTATGGCCAGGGGAGGGTCACGACTCCTCCTAA
- the LOC5505663 gene encoding calaxin, producing MASIIARKNQEKLAESIFRKTHFSKAEVINLLSLFSECANQKEKMDRNKFRDILHNKFGMTDDILMDRVFKAFDTNNDSSIDMDEWILGLSVFLRGTVEEQTKFCFDVYDLNSDAFISKEEIMHLLKNAIIKQPTEEDPDEGIRELCDIVLKLMDEDHDGRLSWGDFQKTVVREPLLLEAFGSCLPGLKCVENFSSEFKEKSTAGGPSVYKPQNKTVKT from the exons ATGGCTAGTATTATCGCTAGAAAGAACCAAGAGAAGCTCGCCGAGTCAATATTCAGGAAAACGCATT TCAGCAAAGCAGAAGTTATCAATTTATTGTCTCTCTTCTCTGAATGTGCTAATCAAAAAGAGAAGATGGATAGGAATAAATTTCGAGACATTCTGCATAACAAGTTTGGTATGACTGATGACATTCTAATGGACAGAG TGTTCAAGGCATTTGATACCAATAATGACAGTAGTATTGATATGGATGAATGGATTCTTGGACTGTCTGTATTCCTAAGAGGAACTGTGGAGGAACAGACAAAAT tttgtttTGATGTTTATGATCTCAATAGTGATGCCTTCATCTCCAAAGAAGAAATAATGCACCTACTTAAAAATGCAATTATAAAG CAACCCACTGAAGAGGACCCAGATGAAGGAATCAGGGAGCTTTGTGATATTGTACTCAAACTCATG GATGAAGACCACGATGGCAGACTATCCTGGGGAGACTTTCAGAAAACAGTGGTCAGGGAACCTTTGTTGCTGGAAGCTTTTGGAAGTTGTTTACCAGGCTTGAAG TGTGTGGAAAACTTCTCATCTGAATTCAAGGAGAAGTCGACCGCTGGTGGTCCTAGCGTGTACAAACCACAGAACAAGACTGTCAAGACTTAG